One genomic segment of Actinomycetota bacterium includes these proteins:
- a CDS encoding Fe-S cluster assembly protein HesB yields the protein MTAIELPLVGAGGESVDLERTLTSHGLAALPPLEPFPDAVAVRMTLPLRDGRPRTVEVREMKPGVVSVAIVGRAASAATRAEIELLVRRVLGLDQDLSGFYAMTRDDPDLAWVAQGAGRMLRSPTVFEDIVKTICTTNCAWSATIRMVSALVEHLGPRAAGAPASGWRGRAFPGPRAMMAAGEDFYRDVVRAGYRGRYFIALAETVAEGRVDPERWATTSPAGLTDDEVAAQLQQLPGVGPYAAAHIMMMLGRHSRLILDSWTRPTYARLTGRREVKDRTIERRFKRYGEYAGLAFWLFLTRGWVGSEPAAN from the coding sequence GTGACCGCGATCGAGTTGCCGCTCGTCGGGGCCGGCGGCGAGTCCGTTGATCTCGAGCGCACGCTGACCTCGCACGGCCTCGCCGCGCTGCCGCCGCTTGAACCCTTCCCGGACGCGGTCGCCGTGCGGATGACGCTCCCGCTCCGGGATGGGCGACCGCGCACCGTCGAGGTGAGGGAGATGAAGCCGGGCGTGGTGTCGGTGGCGATCGTGGGTCGTGCTGCCTCGGCCGCGACGCGAGCCGAGATAGAGCTGCTCGTCCGGCGGGTACTGGGGCTCGATCAGGACCTGTCGGGGTTCTACGCGATGACGCGAGACGATCCCGATCTGGCGTGGGTGGCGCAGGGGGCCGGGCGCATGCTGCGCAGCCCGACGGTGTTCGAAGACATCGTGAAGACGATCTGCACCACCAACTGCGCGTGGTCCGCCACGATCCGGATGGTGAGCGCTCTGGTGGAGCACCTCGGCCCCCGGGCCGCCGGGGCACCTGCCAGCGGGTGGCGGGGGAGAGCTTTCCCCGGTCCTCGAGCGATGATGGCCGCGGGCGAAGACTTCTATAGAGACGTCGTGCGCGCCGGTTACCGGGGACGCTACTTCATCGCTCTCGCGGAGACGGTGGCGGAGGGGCGCGTCGATCCAGAGAGGTGGGCGACGACGTCTCCCGCGGGCCTCACCGACGACGAGGTTGCGGCCCAGCTGCAGCAGCTGCCCGGCGTCGGCCCTTATGCGGCGGCGCACATCATGATGATGTTGGGGCGGCACTCGCGGCTGATCCTCGATTCGTGGACCCGACCCACCTACGCGCGGCTGACCGGCAGGCGCGAGGTGAAGGATCGGACCATCGAACGGCGCTTCAAGCGCTACGGCGAATACGCCGGCCTCGCCTTCTGGCTCTTTCTCACCCGCGGGTGGGTCGGATCCGAACCTGCGGCGAACTGA